One Cupriavidus taiwanensis LMG 19424 DNA segment encodes these proteins:
- a CDS encoding DUF6708 domain-containing protein, with the protein MKEGQYAGWLTRYKVNRPLHAYEDAEHLDPRRPVVDLPPNDHGVLRVNSTFVEYMDRFFLERGWAAMGGAPFIAMFLFFALSTLSTMHTPRADGSLPEESFVVTDWIFVVVCIVFVLCMVKFIWLKDFFRYTHYPIRFNRKNRTVYVFRHNGPGGVLAVPWDKAHFFIGRSSPAMGGQSTFTFDLRCNVLDEQRIVRDTFAVGMDGSSSRGAVLEHWEMVRRYMEEGPQSLPFPPLALTVSTETTLRNVVITQVSGQFSGFLSILMLPITLPWALFRYLAMKTCKRPVWPADVETACAIDPNDLFVLEEPRYAGDAQTGGPAGDEQFLAYRERAMKMALEYDAERRTRLGPDGTAA; encoded by the coding sequence ATGAAAGAAGGACAGTACGCCGGGTGGCTTACGCGATACAAGGTAAACCGCCCACTACATGCCTATGAAGATGCGGAACACTTGGACCCAAGGCGTCCGGTCGTAGATCTTCCGCCGAACGACCATGGTGTCCTGAGGGTCAACTCGACCTTCGTCGAGTATATGGACCGCTTCTTTCTGGAGCGAGGTTGGGCTGCCATGGGCGGAGCGCCATTTATTGCGATGTTCTTATTTTTTGCGTTATCCACCTTATCTACGATGCATACTCCCCGGGCTGACGGATCGCTTCCGGAGGAATCATTTGTAGTAACGGATTGGATTTTCGTTGTCGTATGTATTGTCTTTGTTTTGTGCATGGTCAAATTCATTTGGCTGAAAGATTTTTTTCGCTATACCCACTACCCAATTCGTTTCAATCGCAAGAACAGGACCGTGTACGTTTTCCGGCACAACGGCCCTGGTGGCGTACTGGCCGTACCTTGGGACAAGGCCCATTTTTTTATCGGGCGTTCCAGCCCTGCGATGGGTGGGCAGAGCACCTTCACTTTTGACTTGCGCTGCAATGTTTTGGATGAACAGCGGATTGTGCGCGATACTTTCGCCGTTGGCATGGATGGCAGCAGCAGCCGCGGCGCGGTACTTGAACATTGGGAGATGGTGCGCCGTTATATGGAAGAGGGCCCACAGAGCCTGCCGTTTCCACCGCTGGCGCTTACCGTTTCGACGGAAACCACGTTGCGAAATGTGGTGATCACTCAGGTCAGCGGGCAGTTTTCGGGGTTTTTAAGCATCCTGATGTTGCCCATCACGTTGCCTTGGGCCCTGTTTCGTTACCTGGCCATGAAAACCTGCAAACGGCCCGTCTGGCCGGCGGATGTTGAGACGGCGTGCGCAATCGACCCGAATGATCTCTTTGTCCTTGAGGAGCCGCGCTACGCAGGCGATGCCCAGACCGGCGGTCCTGCGGGTGACGAGCAGTTTTTGGCAT